From a single Bacillus pumilus genomic region:
- a CDS encoding glycosyltransferase family 2 protein has translation MERELLSVIIPSYNEGENIRRIFEALEEEFRDFHYDFEIIFINDGSKDNTLQYMRELSRKSAKVKYISFSRNFGKEAAILAGLEHVKGEAAIIMDADLQHPTYLIQDFVRGYEEGYHQVIAKRNRKGDSKLRSYLSSLYYKVMNKVVEVDLRDGVGDFRLISRQAIDALLQLKEGNRFSKGLFCWIGFEEKVIYYENVERQHGDTKWSLKKLFNYGIDGVISFNNRPLRICFYTGILILFLSLIYIVATFIQIVRTGVMVPGYFTLISAVLFLGGVQLLSLGVIGEYIGRIYYETKKRPHYLIQESNVMQQETSSKEQDRVLTQLFK, from the coding sequence ATGGAACGGGAATTGCTCTCTGTTATAATTCCTTCTTACAATGAAGGTGAAAACATCAGAAGAATCTTTGAGGCACTCGAGGAAGAGTTTCGCGATTTTCATTATGACTTTGAAATCATCTTTATTAATGATGGAAGCAAGGACAACACACTTCAATACATGAGAGAGCTCTCTCGCAAAAGTGCAAAGGTGAAATACATTTCCTTCTCACGTAACTTTGGGAAGGAAGCCGCCATTCTGGCAGGACTGGAACATGTCAAGGGAGAAGCTGCGATCATCATGGACGCCGACTTGCAGCACCCGACGTATTTAATTCAAGACTTTGTCAGAGGGTATGAAGAAGGCTATCATCAAGTCATCGCCAAACGGAACCGTAAAGGAGACAGCAAGCTTCGCTCTTACTTATCATCGTTGTACTATAAAGTGATGAACAAGGTAGTCGAAGTGGACTTGCGTGATGGTGTCGGAGACTTCCGTTTAATTTCCCGCCAGGCAATCGATGCATTGCTTCAGTTAAAAGAGGGAAATCGTTTTTCAAAAGGGCTTTTTTGCTGGATTGGGTTTGAAGAAAAGGTCATCTACTATGAAAATGTTGAAAGACAGCACGGTGATACAAAATGGTCACTGAAGAAGTTGTTTAACTATGGCATAGATGGCGTCATTTCTTTTAACAACCGCCCGCTTCGTATTTGTTTTTATACTGGCATACTGATCTTATTCCTCTCTTTGATTTACATCGTGGCCACCTTTATTCAAATTGTCAGAACGGGTGTGATGGTACCTGGTTATTTCACTTTAATATCGGCTGTGCTTTTCCTCGGAGGTGTCCAGCTTTTGAGTCTAGGTGTGATTGGAGAATATATTGGCCGCATTTATTATGAAACGAAAAAGAGGCCGCATTATTTGATCCAAGAATCAAATGTCATGCAGCAAGAGACAAGCTCTAAGGAACAAGACCGAGTGTTAACACAGTTATTTAAATAA